In Gimesia benthica, a single window of DNA contains:
- a CDS encoding ABC transporter ATP-binding protein, which yields MNDAPEQLVVRNLTKQFTLADESLSILAGVDLTLNRGEALAITGPSGSGKSTLLYILGVLDQPTAGEVIQFNQNPFVLSDKEQAEFRNQNIGFIFQDHHLMPQFSVLENVLIPTMVHQGSSSDAEERARHLLERVGLKDRLNHRPAQISGGERQRVAVCRALINNPRLLLADEPTGNLDRANTESIGKLLLEINQEQNTILICVTHSSELAALFPQHQRLRDGLLVTESV from the coding sequence ATGAACGACGCTCCCGAGCAATTAGTTGTCCGCAACTTAACCAAACAGTTCACCCTCGCCGATGAATCGCTGTCGATTCTCGCCGGCGTGGATCTCACCCTCAACCGCGGCGAAGCGCTCGCCATTACCGGTCCCTCCGGTTCCGGCAAGAGCACGCTGCTCTACATCCTCGGCGTGCTCGATCAGCCCACCGCGGGTGAAGTCATCCAGTTCAACCAGAACCCGTTCGTCCTCAGCGACAAAGAACAGGCCGAGTTTCGCAACCAGAATATCGGTTTCATTTTTCAGGACCATCACCTGATGCCTCAGTTCTCGGTTCTCGAAAATGTCCTGATTCCCACCATGGTTCATCAGGGATCTTCCAGCGACGCCGAGGAACGTGCCCGCCACCTGCTGGAACGCGTCGGGCTCAAAGATCGACTCAATCATCGTCCCGCCCAGATTTCCGGAGGCGAACGCCAGCGGGTCGCAGTCTGCCGGGCCTTGATCAATAATCCGCGTCTGCTGCTCGCTGACGAACCCACGGGAAACCTGGACCGGGCCAATACCGAATCCATCGGCAAACTCCTGCTGGAAATCAACCAGGAACAGAACACCATTCTGATCTGCGTCACCCACAGCAGCGAACTGGCGGCCCTCTTTCCGCAACATCAAAGATTACGCGACGGTCTCCTCGTGACCGAATCGGTCTGA
- a CDS encoding acyl-CoA thioesterase produces MSCTFKTIRRVEFHETDMAGIVHFSNFYKYMEQAEHEYYRSLGMTIVDKQPDGSVIGWPRVSAQCSFESPAFYGDLLEIRLTIERVGVKSLTIEYDFWRDDTKIAKGRMKTVCCHFTHGEPMKSIEIPEWIQQKIEDSQHPTT; encoded by the coding sequence ATGTCCTGCACTTTTAAAACAATTCGCCGCGTGGAATTTCACGAAACGGACATGGCCGGCATTGTCCACTTCTCAAACTTCTACAAATACATGGAACAGGCCGAGCACGAATACTATCGCTCACTCGGCATGACCATCGTCGATAAACAGCCCGACGGCTCCGTCATCGGCTGGCCGCGGGTCTCCGCCCAATGCTCTTTTGAATCTCCCGCTTTCTACGGCGACCTCCTCGAAATTCGTCTCACCATCGAACGGGTCGGCGTCAAATCGCTGACTATCGAATACGACTTCTGGCGGGATGACACCAAAATCGCCAAAGGACGCATGAAAACCGTCTGCTGCCATTTCACGCATGGCGAACCGATGAAGTCCATCGAGATCCCCGAGTGGATTCAACAGAAAATTGAAGACTCACAGCATCCCACAACCTGA
- a CDS encoding sodium:solute symporter family protein — protein sequence MIQLVIIGIYLSLLLFLGVFSSRLFKGTSKDYMLASHSIGPFLLLMSIFGTTMTAFALVGSSGEAYKEGVGVYGMLASSSGIIHSLCFFLLGIKLWSWGHKYGYTTQIQFFRERLESDKIGVILFPILVGLVIPYLLIGVMSSGVVISSITEGAFDSAFAAYDYGIPPWLGSLVISLVVLIYVFFGGMRGTAWANTFQTIVFMILGVVTFFVISSKLGGLQAASEAVLEKNPSKLMRAVDPKDRAAYAKRYETWTLIAKYNYATRVLKTLTLTPEQKAAAYEEFKPRMPNWQMTAEAVYAAKNGLYELTTEQTNRALLKQDDRVTPDPFPEKWTTDLMSHHALQEYPRKANAEDEQAMLIFGDKIGHPNHDLDPNDPSKGKKWTIKKALGVYRATNWAPDAPHPMSKLVFFTYFFVPLSVGMFPHLFQHWLTARSAGTFKLPVVAHPLFIMIVWVPCVLVGVWATSATFNGAPLFPPHFPANAVLAAMVKKMTSPVLAGFLTAGILAAIMSSLDSQFLCIGTMFTEDIVVHYGGKDRFTDKQVVLMARTFIILVVAITYGFSLLEPRRVFTLGVWCFSGFSSLFPIIFAAVYWKRLTKPGAYAGVLVAFGTWLYLFKEAGYALKPNYTFLGMMPVATMVVASAVAMILVSLVTRPPSKETLVRFFPED from the coding sequence ATGATTCAGTTGGTAATTATTGGAATCTACTTGAGTTTGCTGCTGTTTCTGGGCGTGTTCTCCAGTCGTCTGTTTAAAGGAACCAGTAAGGACTACATGCTCGCCAGTCATTCGATTGGCCCGTTTCTGCTGCTGATGTCGATCTTCGGCACCACGATGACCGCCTTCGCCCTGGTCGGTTCCAGTGGGGAAGCCTACAAAGAAGGGGTCGGCGTCTACGGGATGCTCGCCTCTTCCAGCGGGATCATCCACTCGCTCTGCTTCTTCCTGCTCGGGATTAAACTCTGGTCCTGGGGACACAAATACGGTTACACCACCCAGATTCAGTTCTTCCGCGAACGTCTGGAAAGCGACAAGATCGGCGTGATCCTCTTCCCGATTCTCGTCGGTCTGGTAATTCCTTACCTGTTGATCGGCGTCATGTCTTCCGGCGTGGTCATCAGCAGTATTACGGAAGGTGCCTTCGACAGCGCCTTCGCCGCCTACGATTACGGCATCCCCCCCTGGCTCGGTTCGCTGGTTATCAGCCTCGTCGTGTTGATCTACGTCTTCTTCGGCGGGATGCGGGGAACCGCCTGGGCTAACACATTTCAGACCATCGTGTTCATGATACTCGGCGTCGTCACCTTCTTCGTGATTTCCAGCAAACTGGGTGGTCTGCAGGCTGCCAGCGAAGCGGTGCTCGAAAAGAACCCCTCGAAACTCATGCGGGCCGTCGATCCCAAAGACCGCGCCGCTTATGCGAAACGATATGAGACCTGGACCCTGATCGCTAAATACAATTACGCGACCCGTGTCCTTAAAACACTGACACTCACTCCCGAGCAGAAAGCCGCAGCCTACGAGGAATTCAAACCCCGTATGCCCAACTGGCAGATGACTGCCGAAGCCGTCTACGCTGCCAAGAACGGTCTCTACGAACTGACCACCGAACAGACCAACCGCGCCCTGCTCAAACAGGACGACCGCGTCACGCCGGATCCCTTCCCCGAGAAGTGGACTACCGACCTGATGTCGCATCATGCCCTGCAGGAATATCCGCGGAAAGCTAACGCGGAAGACGAACAGGCGATGCTGATCTTCGGCGATAAAATCGGCCATCCCAACCACGATCTGGATCCCAACGATCCTTCCAAAGGTAAAAAGTGGACGATCAAAAAAGCGCTCGGCGTCTACCGGGCCACCAACTGGGCTCCCGATGCACCGCATCCCATGAGCAAGCTCGTCTTCTTCACTTACTTCTTCGTCCCCCTCTCGGTCGGCATGTTCCCCCACCTGTTCCAGCACTGGCTCACCGCCCGTTCTGCAGGGACATTTAAACTTCCCGTGGTCGCACACCCGCTGTTCATCATGATTGTCTGGGTTCCCTGCGTCCTGGTCGGTGTCTGGGCAACCTCCGCCACCTTCAACGGGGCACCGCTCTTCCCGCCACACTTCCCGGCGAACGCGGTCCTTGCGGCGATGGTGAAGAAGATGACCTCCCCCGTTCTCGCCGGCTTCCTGACCGCAGGGATTCTGGCCGCCATCATGTCTTCGCTGGACAGTCAGTTCCTCTGTATCGGCACCATGTTTACTGAAGACATTGTCGTGCATTACGGCGGAAAAGACCGTTTTACAGATAAACAGGTTGTCCTCATGGCCCGGACCTTTATTATTCTGGTGGTAGCGATCACCTACGGTTTCAGTCTGCTGGAACCGCGGCGGGTCTTTACCCTCGGTGTCTGGTGCTTCAGTGGGTTTTCCAGCCTGTTCCCCATCATCTTTGCTGCGGTCTACTGGAAACGCCTCACCAAGCCTGGCGCTTACGCAGGTGTCCTGGTCGCCTTCGGTACCTGGCTCTACCTGTTTAAAGAAGCCGGTTACGCCTTGAAGCCGAACTACACCTTCCTGGGCATGATGCCGGTAGCCACCATGGTGGTCGCCTCCGCGGTCGCCATGATCCTGGTCTCCCTGGTCACCAGACCTCCCAGCAAGGAAACCCTCGTGCGGTTCTTCCCGGAAGACTGA
- a CDS encoding DUF3311 domain-containing protein — translation MRYAVYGLVVILIILHQDNWLWDDKRLIFGFMPITLLYQAGISIGAAIVWFLATKFAWPHHLEEIAQDSPAPAPAPTAALKSAPESDQETGDTE, via the coding sequence ATGAGATACGCCGTATATGGATTGGTTGTCATACTAATCATTCTCCACCAGGACAACTGGCTCTGGGATGACAAAAGACTCATCTTCGGATTCATGCCGATCACCCTGCTCTACCAGGCAGGAATCTCTATCGGTGCCGCCATTGTCTGGTTTCTGGCGACCAAATTTGCCTGGCCTCACCATCTGGAAGAAATCGCCCAGGATTCCCCCGCCCCGGCACCTGCTCCCACAGCAGCCCTCAAATCTGCCCCAGAATCTGACCAGGAAACAGGAGACACAGAATAA
- a CDS encoding 3-keto-disaccharide hydrolase gives MTSAAFAQAPKGDKNYAVVDLKNVDDDFFYQGEYYGSLGSDCNWCGSAALGLQVVARGDGHFIASLYQGGLPGNGWDLSAREELEGTRDGDVLTLQGKDLTLQVYKNGPVEILDHRGHLLGQLTKYQRSSVTLGATPPPGATVIFDGSSVDELTGGEITPGGLLKEGTEFKHTYRSYRLHVEFRLPYMPYAVGQARSNSGIYLQSRYEVQVLDSFGLEGVENECGGLYKQKRPRINMCFPPLSWQTYDIGFVAPKFDADGKKIKDAYITVLLNGVPVHQDYAIVAKTGGGKQEGPELYPIKLQDHRNPVRFRNIWIVDLSDQPDPQYCFPCQSLLCDK, from the coding sequence ATGACATCCGCAGCATTTGCTCAGGCCCCTAAAGGCGACAAGAACTATGCCGTGGTCGATCTGAAGAATGTCGACGATGATTTTTTCTATCAGGGTGAATACTATGGATCGCTCGGATCCGACTGCAACTGGTGTGGCTCCGCTGCCCTGGGGTTGCAGGTGGTCGCCCGCGGTGATGGACATTTCATCGCCTCGCTTTACCAGGGCGGACTGCCCGGTAATGGCTGGGACCTCTCTGCCCGTGAAGAGTTGGAAGGAACCCGGGACGGGGACGTATTGACACTGCAGGGAAAAGACCTGACGCTGCAGGTTTACAAGAATGGTCCCGTAGAAATTCTGGATCACAGAGGGCATCTGCTGGGTCAGCTGACTAAATACCAGCGGAGCAGTGTGACTCTGGGCGCAACGCCACCACCGGGGGCCACTGTGATTTTCGATGGTTCTTCCGTGGATGAGCTGACCGGGGGCGAGATCACTCCCGGAGGTCTGCTGAAAGAGGGGACCGAGTTCAAGCATACCTATCGCAGCTATCGCCTGCATGTCGAATTCCGTCTGCCTTATATGCCTTACGCTGTCGGACAGGCACGCAGCAACAGTGGGATTTATCTGCAGAGCCGCTACGAAGTCCAGGTGCTGGATTCATTCGGCCTGGAAGGGGTCGAGAACGAGTGCGGTGGTCTGTACAAGCAAAAGCGTCCCCGCATCAACATGTGTTTTCCACCTTTGTCCTGGCAGACATATGACATCGGTTTTGTTGCTCCCAAATTCGATGCGGACGGGAAGAAGATCAAGGATGCTTACATCACCGTGCTGTTGAATGGGGTTCCCGTCCACCAGGACTACGCGATTGTCGCCAAGACCGGCGGTGGTAAGCAGGAAGGACCGGAGCTGTATCCGATCAAGCTGCAGGATCACCGCAATCCGGTCCGTTTTCGCAACATCTGGATCGTGGATCTGAGTGACCAGCCTGATCCGCAGTACTGCTTTCCCTGCCAGTCACTGTTGTGTGACAAATAA
- a CDS encoding NfeD family protein has protein sequence MDYSLIAILGLIIALMMFVAEIFIPSGGLIAVLALSSMAASLWGAWMAWWGTSPGFWWTYIASIILLIPTTIGMAVKIFPNTAWGKKFIHEAPTLEEVSGFQAETDHLRSLVGKTGKTQTLLNPSGFVIVDHERHHCESQGMIIDPRVDVEIIAVEGTRLVVKMVKKPVKESSDTEEKTAPKRESLADGSLDFEVPET, from the coding sequence ATGGATTATTCGCTGATTGCCATTCTGGGCTTGATCATAGCATTGATGATGTTCGTGGCTGAGATCTTCATTCCTTCGGGAGGGCTGATTGCCGTGCTGGCATTATCGAGCATGGCTGCCTCGCTTTGGGGGGCCTGGATGGCCTGGTGGGGAACCAGCCCCGGTTTCTGGTGGACCTATATCGCCAGTATTATTTTGCTGATACCAACGACAATCGGCATGGCAGTCAAAATCTTTCCGAATACAGCCTGGGGCAAGAAGTTCATTCACGAAGCGCCGACACTGGAAGAAGTCAGTGGTTTCCAGGCCGAGACCGATCATCTGCGGTCATTAGTCGGGAAAACAGGAAAAACGCAAACTCTTTTGAACCCCAGTGGGTTTGTCATCGTTGATCATGAACGGCACCACTGTGAAAGCCAGGGCATGATCATCGATCCGCGTGTGGATGTGGAGATCATAGCCGTGGAAGGGACGCGTCTGGTCGTGAAAATGGTTAAGAAACCCGTCAAAGAGAGTTCCGATACAGAAGAAAAAACTGCCCCAAAGCGCGAATCGCTGGCCGATGGTTCTCTCGATTTTGAGGTTCCCGAAACCTGA
- the floA gene encoding flotillin-like protein FloA (flotillin-like protein involved in membrane lipid rafts): MSTLNLLAADDNTTIIWIVGIVVFLFALFIFALFARFAGLWIQCKLTKAKIGFFDLVMMTIRKVNPTIIVRSKIMAIQAGVTKSYDISTRDLEAHYLAGGNVPNVIRALIAAQRAKIDLDWQSAQAIDLAGRDILDAVRTSVYPKVIDCPDPRKTNSTLDAVAGDGIQLNVRARVTVRTNLKQLVGGATEETVIARVGQGIVQAIGSTSTYEQVLENPDKITQIVLNEGLEKQTAYTIVSIDIADIDVGENIGARLQADHAEAEMRVAQAKAEQRRAEQKAREQEMVALTQENRAQVVLAEAKVPEAIAEAFRSGKIGILDYYELKNVQADTKMRDMIGTPEREPSTTS, from the coding sequence ATGAGCACCTTGAATCTATTAGCGGCCGATGATAACACCACAATCATCTGGATTGTGGGGATTGTCGTCTTTCTGTTTGCGCTGTTTATATTCGCGTTGTTTGCCCGGTTTGCCGGTTTGTGGATTCAGTGTAAGTTGACGAAAGCCAAAATCGGTTTCTTCGATCTGGTGATGATGACGATTCGTAAGGTCAACCCGACCATTATCGTCCGCAGTAAAATCATGGCAATTCAGGCTGGGGTCACCAAGTCGTATGATATTTCGACGCGTGATCTGGAAGCCCATTACCTCGCGGGGGGGAATGTACCGAATGTGATTCGTGCCCTGATTGCCGCCCAGCGGGCGAAAATCGATCTGGACTGGCAGTCTGCCCAGGCGATCGACCTGGCGGGCCGCGATATTTTAGACGCCGTGCGGACGAGCGTGTACCCCAAGGTGATTGACTGTCCCGATCCCCGGAAGACCAACAGCACGTTGGATGCAGTGGCTGGCGATGGAATTCAGTTAAATGTACGGGCCCGGGTTACCGTGCGAACCAACCTGAAACAGCTGGTCGGTGGTGCAACCGAAGAGACCGTCATTGCCCGTGTGGGACAGGGGATTGTGCAGGCCATCGGTTCGACTTCTACTTACGAACAGGTCCTGGAGAATCCGGATAAGATTACGCAGATCGTGTTGAACGAGGGGCTGGAAAAGCAGACCGCTTACACGATTGTTTCGATCGATATCGCAGACATTGATGTGGGTGAGAACATCGGAGCCCGGTTGCAGGCGGATCACGCTGAAGCGGAAATGCGTGTGGCACAGGCGAAAGCAGAACAGCGACGAGCAGAACAGAAGGCTCGCGAGCAGGAAATGGTCGCGTTGACCCAGGAAAACCGGGCCCAGGTAGTGTTGGCAGAAGCCAAAGTGCCCGAAGCGATCGCCGAGGCGTTTCGTTCCGGAAAAATCGGGATCCTGGATTACTATGAACTCAAAAACGTGCAGGCCGATACCAAGATGCGTGACATGATCGGGACTCCCGAACGGGAACCGTCTACAACCAGCTAA